Proteins from one Candida orthopsilosis Co 90-125, chromosome 2 draft sequence genomic window:
- a CDS encoding Fav1 protein (weak similarity to S. cerevisiae Fus2p) codes for MTEFIRNPPLSERELIGVKNAGVVVRNEIVAEYDPYCPAWLRFTDSESTLESERHIAPDKPTKSKSRKQRNPDVDLRPQISLPMSNPNFNNVQRQPSRRNRGLSKRKPEKLTLEPPKFPLSVHERYRNDGQKSETPKPSFKPPQLPSNSYSKYKKVSSPMRAEFFNHELTNDAKFQYQQQILEFLNYSIGKYKQLEKYLEASKLEWNATSEKSLVLLNLMRIKDGFKDMILSILKQLSKQSGIIDQKEVSETELINCNVFQFVYNCSIEVINFGDLINNSAIFNNLFKFSLLSYYFKLNFILDKAVHHRDQLAIPMEVWYKLPTFIKSIKDQLVKLNNHNTKMGINNGIKRNYQGLEICLVKLNSVTSKFAVVDNLKINYPVLKWTDLNKVDELLKVKVPDYYPQNHFMHDHGGSFQLQFVDFNSRPLSTAVDTNIVNGLHSNYKLDAKAVKRETAPRSKMHPNETQPGRTLSRGASIKRSLSSMVKRGVSTSDSTEKNKPSKLNALTDFFATSIDNQPKQQISRSQTTKTTKPRSPNQQLQATTPPRRNQSLRENKQVLDVTNEDKSPSRQRVPTRSPSKQDILLMLKNRPLPSEPETTTQHKNKQGKQMPNSQVQNYVNCLVQLRKKLSALGPQLIEFLEIQLKYCRLWQRFLEDDTPYTGNHNDPFIKSICQSFHEKLLHQINFTQHTIVRHINSKLIMPIDECLQLYKTVTDLSYIHQFMELIVRQYNKLYCEWLQSLIGAQSIAEYQQLCERMKGYPGMNKGDDIVEYYEQLTKLKNLVV; via the coding sequence ATGACTGAATTTATACGCAATCCACCTTTACTGGAAAGAGAGTTGATAGGGGTAAAAAATGCAGGTGTGGTGGTACggaatgaaattgttgctgaatATGATCCGTATTGTCCAGCATGGTTGAGATTTACAGATTCAGAATCAACTTTGGAATCAGAGAGACATATCGCTCCTGATAAACCCACAAAGTCAAAATCACGTAAACAAAGGAATCCGGATGTTGATTTACGCCCACAAATATCCTTACCTAtgtcaaatccaaatttcaacaatgttcaACGTCAGCCATCGCGAAGAAATCGGGGTCTTCTGAAACGTAAACCGGAAAAGTTAACATTAGAACCTCCAAAGTTTCCACTTTCTGTACATGAAAGATACAGAAATGACGGACAAAAATCGGAAACGCCAAAGCCTAGCTTCAAGCCACCCCAGCTACCAAGTAATAGCTACTCGAAATATAAGAAAGTTAGTTCTCCTATGCGTGCAGAATTCTTCAACCATGAATTGACAAACGATGCCAAGTTTcagtatcaacaacagaTTCTCGAGTTTCTCAACTATAGCATTGGCAAgtataaacaattggaaaagtatTTGGAGGCCAGCAAGTTGGAATGGAATGCTACATCTGAGAAGAGCttggttttgttgaatcTTATGAGAATCAAAGATGGATTCAAAGATATGATACTAAGCATATTGAAGCAGTTAAGCAAACAATCAGGTATAATTGACCAAAAAGAGGTCAGCGAGACCGAATTGATCAACTGTaatgtttttcaatttgtgtacaattgttcaataGAAGTGATTaattttggtgatttgatcaacaatctggcaattttcaataacttgTTTAAATTTAGTTTGCTAAGCtattatttcaaattgaattttattCTTGACAAAGCAGTCCACCATCGTGATCAATTGGCTATTCCTATGGAAGTATGGTACAAGTTGCCCACATTTATCAAGTCCATCAAAGATCAATTGGTAAAGCTTAATAATCATAATACCAAGATGGGGATAAACAATGGAATAAAGAGAAATTATCAAGGCTTGGAAATATGTCTAGTGAAGTTGAACTCAGTGACTTCAAAATTCGCcgttgttgataatttgaagATAAATTATCCGGTTTTGAAATGGACtgatttgaacaaagtaGATGAACTTTTGAAAGTTAAAGTCCCCGATTATTATCCACAAAACCATTTTATGCATGACCATGGAGGTAGTTTCcaattgcaatttgttgatttcaatagTAGACCATTAAGTACAGCCGTTGATACTAATATCGTTAACGGGcttcattcaaattacaAACTAGATGCTAAAGCAGTAAAAAGAGAAACTGCACCCAGAAGTAAGATGCATCCCAATGAAACTCAACCAGGACGAACATTGTCAAGAGGTGCCTCGATCAAACGATCTTTGTCATCAATGGTAAAACGAGGTGTTTCCACGTCAGACTCTACCGAAAAAAACAAACCGAGCAAGTTGAATGCCCTTACTGATTTCTTTGCAACGCTGATAGACAACCAACCAAAGCAACAAATATCGCGATCACAAACTACTAAAACTACGAAGCCTCGACTgccaaatcaacaacttcaagcAACGACTCCaccaagaagaaatcaatcTTTACGTGAGAACAAACAAGTTCTAGATGTTACCAATGAGGACAAACTGCCAAGTCGACAGAGAGTACCCACTCGCTCACCTAGTAAACAGGATATTCTACTAATGCTTAAAAATCGACCATTGCCATCTGAGCCAGAGACtacaacacaacacaagAACAAGCAAGGAAAGCAAATGCCAAACTCACAGGTGCAAAATTACGTCAATTGCCTTGTTCAGCTACGCAAGAAATTAAGCGCACTAGGCCCCCAATTGATCGAGtttcttgaaattcaaTTAAAATATTGTCGATTATGGCAGAGGTTCCTCGAAGATGATACACCATACACTGGTAACCACAATGACCCATTTATCAAGTCAATCTGTCAATCATTCCATGAAAAGCTCCtccatcaaatcaattttacTCAACATACAATTGTTCGTCACataaattccaaattgattatgCCTATTGACGAATGCTTACAGTTGTATAAAACAGTGACCGATTTGCTGtacattcatcaatttatGGAATTGATTGTACGTCAGTATAATAAATTGTACTGTGAATGGCTTCAAAGCTTAATTGGTGCCCAATCGATAGCtgaatatcaacaattgtgtGAACGTATGAAGGGGTATCCTGGAATGAATAAGGGAGATGACATTGTTGAGTATTATGAacaattgaccaaattgaagaacCTAGTTGTTTGA